One part of the Anopheles coustani chromosome 2, idAnoCousDA_361_x.2, whole genome shotgun sequence genome encodes these proteins:
- the LOC131263089 gene encoding uncharacterized protein LOC131263089, producing the protein MDSMSFDYDQYFSEETFVIDDFGEICEDIVRIASASSAYLYKDLDSELRHDSPPPGSFIASNRCFEKEVPSLFSEMEYLTEVSPETDAVLFDQKPATRAVNPTEFSCKRLEQTNSKIGIDSVFAESSPIRSDSVIEPAPTVGKQPEKPVKDTPHAGIITDPLDYQRILNNYLQKGRRKLEASSYSKMKASCQAKEKMHTRSTSVVETVTNASITGKGRGSSLLATPIGSSNYLPNHGSTNNNTATVVKRLAFPSTDLVLPHTADPARLSESGIDCQLPSSPTLHRGLLNRPIASSMKTATPRAYRCQDCNVSFPSSELLRKHTCIISEQYQCHLCLREFKKRKTLDHHMKSHDKVFSTDDDLRR; encoded by the exons ATGGATAG CATGTCGTTCGACTACGATCAATACTTTTCCGAGGAAACGTTCGTCATCGACGACTTCGGCGAAATCTGCGAGGACATTGTGCGGATAGCAAGTGCGAGCAGCGCGTATCTTTACAAGGATCTGGACAGTGAGCTACGCCATGACAGCCCTCCGCCCGGAAGTTTTATCGCGTCGAACCGTTGCTTCGAGAAAGAGGTCCCATCGCTGTTCTCCGAGATGGAATACCTTACCGAGGTGTCGCCTGAAACTGACGCGGTCTTGTTCGACCAGAAACCGGCAACGAGAGCCGTAAATCCGACTGAATTTTCTTGCAAACGCctagaacaaacaaactccaAAATCGGCATCGATAGTGTTTTCGCGGAATCTTCTCCCATTCGATCAGATAGTGTGATAGAACCGGCACCAACTGTTGGCAAGCAACCGGAGAAACCTGTTAAAGACACCCCGCACGCCGGCATCATAACCGATCCGTTGGATTATCAGCGCATTCTGAACAATTACCTCCAAAAAGGACGTCGGAAACTAGAAGCCAGTTCCTACTCAAAAATGAAAGCTTCCTGCCAGGCCAAGGAAAAGATGCATACACGTTCTACCTCAGTTGTCGAAACGGTCACAAACGCATCGATAACAGGAAAGGGTCGCGGGTCATCGCTTTTAGCAACTCCGATCGGTAGTAGCAACTATTTGCCGAACCACGgttcaacaaacaacaacactgCCACAGTAGTGAAACGACTTGCTTTTCCATCAACCGATCTCGTTCTTCCACACACTGCCGATCCTGCCCGGCTGTCGGAAAGTGGCATCGACTGCCAGCTACCTTCCAGCCCAACGTTACACCGTGGCCTGCTTAATCGCCCCATTGCGAGTTCGATGAAGACCGCGACCCCCCGTGCGTATCGTTGCCAGGATTGTAatgtttctttcccttccaGCGAGCTCCTGCGTAAGCATACCTGCATCATTTCCGAACAGTACCAGTGTCATCTGTGTTTACGCGAGTTCAAAAAGCGGAAAACGTTGGACCATCACATGAAATCTCACGACAAAGTGTTCTCCACCGATGACGATTTGCGAAGATAA
- the LOC131266179 gene encoding uncharacterized protein LOC131266179, with product MKHHIVLVLALQLLHTSSGGLLDWFRGTDEQQEGHKVGQVFVEVLTPKGVRLWTHYNPDTVKFSVELYVKFYGGQTEPLECGLCNSTTEPIDGKFMLENPDLVARFGDVLEYIVTTSNGTTTRRHPIRRVFVREELIKPIGRCVCRDRAPSALTEAQGRALSEVQLLERMILRALSNRSEACGAMSNWLVLRSEPRNERADLKEYVQQYLDLLNLRSKRTSPGFGGGWSPSSMVVKVEDHADGIAFQVRSVMEKLKILELLNIGGVLADFDGIL from the exons ATGAAACACCACATTGTACTAGTGCTTGCGTTACAGCTACTTCACACCTCAAGTGGTGGACTGTTAGACTGGTTTCGTGGAACGGACGAACAACAAGAAGGCCACAAGGTGGGGCAAGTGTTCGTGGAAGTCCTCACACCGAAGGGCGTCCGGCTGTGGACGCACTACAACCCGGACACGGTGAAGTTCAGCGTGGAGTTGTACGTGAAGTTTTACGGAGGCCAAACGGAGCCCCTCGAGTGCGGTTTGTGCAACAGCACCACCGAGCCGATCGATGGGAAGTTTATGCTAGAAAACCCCGATCTGGTAGCTCGCTTCGGTGACGTTCTAGAGTACATCGTAACCACATCCAACGggaccacaaccagacgacaTCCCATCAGACGAGTGTTTGTTCGAG AGGAACTGATAAAACCCATCGGTCGATGTGTCTGCCGGGACCGGGCACCGTCGGCCCTTACGGAAGCCCAAGGAAGAGCCCTGTCCGAGGTGCAGCTGCTCGAGCGGATGATCCTGCGTGCGCTATCGAATCGAAGTGAAGCCTGCGGCGCCATGTCTAATTGGCTCGTGCTGCGATCGGAACCCCGGAACGAGCGGGCCGATTTGAAGGAGTACGTCCAGCAATATTTGGATCTGCTGAACCTGCGATCGAAGAGGACTTCACCGGGCTTTGGCGGCGGGTGGAGCCCGTCGAGTATGGTAGTGAAGGTGGAAGACCACGCGGACGGGATTGCGTTTCAAGTGAGGTCGGTCATGGAGAAGCTGAAGATTCTGGAGCTCCTAAATATCGGCGGAGTGTTGGCAGATTTTGATGGAATTTTGTGA